In the Arachis ipaensis cultivar K30076 chromosome B10, Araip1.1, whole genome shotgun sequence genome, one interval contains:
- the LOC107620044 gene encoding uncharacterized protein LOC107620044 produces the protein MLVIRQKPHKLLTKLGITTIDEQPVVYGETSNVNDIVERAISHKSIFLGWMAANMSYPYARSLTYAEFPTKFVWKDDSSKWFSRKKGFAIGRLTHVPVANTEEYYQQLLLNTQRGCMSFRDIRTVGRIIYAMYRDACFVLGLLQDDKKFIDAVKEASSWASGSYVRRLFVIILTSNNISRPKHVWDRCWHELSDDILYRQRAVMNMRELTMSDDEIKQLCLMDIDKILHSYGETLKDYPPMPLATEVDSSLGDIVLNVASSGIASLLLPNGRTAHSRFKILLNITEDSVCNIKPGSPQAMLLLKAKLIIWNEAPMVSRHCYEALDKYLGDIMRCSPTYSKDFSFGGKMVVLGEDFRQILPVIPRGSRQDIVHLTLNSSYLWKFCQVLKLTKNMRLSIGTTTSDQDETEQFGEWLLKVGDGLIGDNMDGESEI, from the exons ATGCTGGTGATCCGTCAGAAGCCACACAAGTTGTTGACGAAATTAGGAATTACTACGATT GATGAGCAACCTGTGGTTTATGGTGAAACTTCTAATGTGAATGATATCGTTGAAAGAGCAATATCTCATAAGTCCATATTTTTGGGATGGATGGCGGCGAACATGTCATATCCCTATGCTCGAAGTCTGACTTATGCTGAGTTTCCAACCAAGTTTGTTTGGAAGGACGATTCTTCAAAGTGGTTTTCTCGAAAGAAAGGCTTTGCAATTGGAAGGTTGACTCATGTACCTGTAG CAAATACTGAAGAATATTACCAACAACTTCTCTTGAATACTCAAAGAGGATGTATGAGTTTTCGAGATATAAGAACAGTAGGAAGAATAATTTATGCTATGTATAGAGATGCATGCTTCGTCCTTGGACTCTTGCAAGATGACAAAAAATTCATTGATGCAGTTAAGGAAGCAAGCTCATGGGCCTCAGGATCATATGTTAGGAGGTTATTTGTCATTATATTAACATCCAACAATATCTCAAGACCAAAACATGTCTGGGATAGATGTTGGCATGAACTCTCAGATGATATTTTGTATCGACAGAGAGCTGTGATGAACATGAGGG AGTTAACAATGTCAGATGATGAGATTAAGCAGTTGTGCTTAATGGATATAGACAAGATCTTACATTCCTACGGTGAAACCTTGAAAGACTATCCTCCTATGCCTTTAGCAACTGAAGTTGATAGTTCTTT GGGTGATATAGTGTTAAACGTTGCTTCGAGTGGTATTGCATCTTTACTTCTTCCCAATGGAAGAACGGCACACTCAAGGTTCAAAATACTACTGAATATAACTGAGGATTCTGTATGTAACATCAAACCTGGTTCCCCTCAAGCAATGTTGCTGTTGAAAGCCAAACTTATAATTTGGAATGAGGCTCCAATGGTTAGTAGGCACTGCTATGAAGCGCTTGATAAATACTTGGGTGATATCATGAGGTGTTCTCCAACATATAGCAAAGATTTTTCCTTTGGAGGAAAAATGGTTGTACTAGGTGAAGACTTTAGACAAATTCTTCCTGTCATTCCACGAGGATCGAGACAAGATATCGTTCATTTAACCTTGAATTCATCTTACCTTTGGAAGTTTTGTCAGGtgctcaaactaacaaaaaaCATGAGACTCTCTATAGGGACGACTACTTCAGATCAAGATGAGACAGAACAATTTGGTGAGTGGTTATTGAAAGTTGGTGATGGTCTAATAGGTGACAATATGGATGGTGAATCTGAGATATGA